The proteins below come from a single Marinobacter bohaiensis genomic window:
- a CDS encoding aminotransferase family protein, giving the protein MTTFDQDVEALKTWDRTHVWHHMTPGQAADSGLTMFVRGEGLTLWDSDGKAYLDATSGGVWVTNVGYGRREIADAVHQQLLELNYFAGSMASKPASAFAGRLLDKMPGMSRVYYSSSGSEANEKAFKMVRQIAHKHYGGRKHKILYRERDYHGTTLAALSATGQLERREHFGPFVPGFVEFPHCCEYRNPYGEVEDFGARAAQALEDVILREGPDTVGAVIIEPITAGGGVIPPPAGYLQAVRDICDRHGVLLILDEVVCGMGRTGAWFGYQHDGITPDIVTMAKGVASGYAAISCTVTTERVYELLREAEGDHLGYFRDISTFGGCLASQAAALANLSIIEREGLVENSARRGERLMAGFLDLAGRYPLIGDVRGKGLFQGIELVSDRHSRQPVDEAIPMAIVASCKAHGLLIGRTNRCVPGFNNVLNFSPALTASEQEIDTIVERLDRALHDVTSSL; this is encoded by the coding sequence ATGACTACCTTCGATCAGGATGTCGAAGCTCTGAAAACCTGGGACAGGACCCACGTCTGGCACCACATGACGCCCGGGCAGGCCGCGGACTCGGGGCTGACGATGTTTGTCCGCGGCGAGGGGCTGACGCTCTGGGACAGTGACGGCAAGGCCTACCTGGACGCCACATCCGGCGGCGTGTGGGTAACCAACGTCGGCTACGGCCGGCGCGAGATCGCCGACGCGGTCCACCAGCAACTCCTGGAGCTCAACTATTTCGCCGGCTCCATGGCCAGCAAACCTGCGTCGGCGTTCGCCGGACGGCTGCTGGACAAGATGCCGGGCATGAGCCGCGTCTACTATTCCAGCTCCGGCTCGGAGGCCAACGAGAAAGCCTTCAAGATGGTGCGACAGATCGCCCACAAGCACTACGGCGGTCGCAAGCACAAGATCCTCTATCGCGAGCGCGATTACCACGGCACCACCCTGGCCGCTCTCAGCGCCACCGGTCAGCTGGAACGCCGCGAACACTTCGGCCCCTTCGTGCCGGGCTTCGTGGAGTTCCCCCACTGCTGCGAGTACCGCAATCCCTACGGCGAGGTCGAGGACTTTGGGGCGCGGGCCGCCCAGGCCCTGGAAGACGTCATCCTGCGGGAGGGGCCGGATACAGTGGGCGCGGTGATCATCGAGCCCATCACCGCCGGCGGCGGCGTCATTCCCCCGCCGGCCGGCTACCTGCAGGCCGTGCGTGATATCTGCGACCGCCACGGCGTCCTGCTGATCCTGGACGAGGTGGTCTGCGGCATGGGCCGTACCGGCGCCTGGTTCGGTTACCAGCACGACGGCATCACGCCAGACATCGTCACCATGGCCAAGGGCGTGGCGTCCGGCTACGCGGCGATTTCCTGCACGGTCACCACCGAGCGCGTCTACGAGCTGTTGCGGGAAGCCGAAGGCGATCACCTGGGCTACTTCCGCGACATTTCCACTTTTGGCGGCTGCCTCGCCTCCCAGGCCGCCGCCCTGGCCAACCTGTCGATCATCGAACGCGAGGGGCTGGTGGAGAACAGCGCCCGCCGGGGCGAACGGCTGATGGCCGGATTCCTGGACCTGGCCGGCCGCTATCCGTTGATTGGCGACGTGCGCGGCAAGGGGCTGTTCCAGGGCATCGAGCTGGTGTCGGACCGGCACTCCAGGCAACCGGTGGACGAAGCCATCCCCATGGCGATTGTCGCCAGCTGCAAGGCGCACGGCCTGCTGATCGGCCGCACCAACCGCTGCGTGCCCGGCTTCAACAACGTGCTGAACTTCAGCCCGGCCCTGACGGCTTCGGAGCAGGAGATCGACACCATCGTCGAGCGCCTGGACCGGGCCCTGCACGACGTCACATCGAGTCTGTAG
- a CDS encoding ABC transporter substrate-binding protein, producing MRKLTQAALLCAAALPTIALPSLAQADECGEVSITQMNWASNEVVTNVAKFLMEQGYGCDVSVVPSDTVPAITSVAENGEPDIVTELWVNSTGKVFDRLESEGKIERLGKVLRPGGVEGWWIPTYLAEEHPELKTIEGVMANPELVGNRFNNCPDGWGCRVVSDNLIRALDLESSGIEVFNHGSGETLASSMGSAYENQEPWFGYYWGPTVPLGKYDMTKVDMGEYKPDVHEANQTPDAENPGVSAFPAAPVLTAVTTDFKEREPAVADMLSKLHFKTSEMSALLAWKDANSASGEEAAVYFLQNNPDTWSKWLNDSARENLSALLNN from the coding sequence ATGCGTAAGCTGACTCAAGCGGCTTTGCTGTGCGCGGCTGCTCTTCCCACGATTGCACTTCCGTCCCTGGCGCAAGCCGATGAGTGCGGTGAAGTTTCCATCACCCAGATGAACTGGGCCTCCAACGAGGTGGTCACCAACGTGGCCAAGTTCCTCATGGAGCAGGGCTACGGTTGCGATGTGTCGGTGGTTCCGTCCGACACCGTGCCGGCCATCACCTCCGTCGCCGAGAACGGCGAGCCGGACATCGTCACCGAACTGTGGGTCAACTCCACGGGCAAGGTCTTCGACCGTCTGGAATCCGAAGGCAAGATCGAGCGTCTGGGCAAGGTCCTGCGCCCGGGTGGTGTTGAAGGCTGGTGGATCCCGACCTACCTGGCCGAAGAGCATCCCGAGCTGAAAACCATCGAAGGCGTGATGGCGAACCCGGAGCTGGTGGGTAACCGTTTCAACAACTGCCCGGACGGCTGGGGCTGCCGTGTGGTCAGCGACAACCTGATCCGCGCCCTGGACCTCGAGTCCTCCGGCATCGAAGTGTTCAACCACGGTTCCGGTGAAACCCTGGCGTCCTCCATGGGCTCCGCCTACGAGAACCAGGAACCCTGGTTCGGCTACTACTGGGGCCCGACCGTGCCGCTGGGCAAGTACGACATGACCAAAGTGGACATGGGCGAGTACAAGCCGGACGTGCACGAAGCCAACCAGACGCCGGATGCCGAGAATCCGGGTGTCTCCGCGTTCCCGGCGGCGCCGGTCCTGACCGCCGTCACCACCGACTTCAAGGAGCGTGAGCCGGCCGTTGCCGATATGCTGAGCAAGCTGCACTTCAAGACCAGTGAGATGAGTGCCCTGCTGGCCTGGAAGGATGCCAACAGCGCGTCTGGCGAGGAAGCGGCTGTGTACTTCCTGCAGAACAACCCGGACACCTGGTCCAAGTGGCTGAACGATTCCGCACGCGAGAATCTGTCGGCCCTGCTGAACAACTGA
- a CDS encoding DUF2750 domain-containing protein yields MNQEPRQTILELDGEERFDYFLDTVMEEREIWILVNGDNQFLKIVSDEDGVAYLPVWPSEAFAADYAAGSDGLVPKSLSLPEFFRKWVPGLTRDGLEIGVFPGNDGTLWIAEPEDVKKDLQDEMSF; encoded by the coding sequence ATGAATCAAGAACCCCGACAGACCATCCTCGAACTCGACGGCGAGGAACGTTTCGACTACTTCCTCGACACCGTCATGGAAGAGCGGGAAATCTGGATCCTCGTCAACGGCGACAACCAGTTCCTGAAAATCGTGTCCGACGAGGACGGCGTCGCCTACCTGCCGGTCTGGCCGAGCGAAGCCTTTGCCGCCGACTATGCCGCGGGTTCCGACGGACTTGTCCCGAAAAGCCTGTCCCTGCCTGAATTTTTCAGGAAATGGGTCCCCGGTCTGACCCGGGACGGCCTGGAGATCGGCGTGTTTCCGGGCAACGACGGCACCCTGTGGATTGCCGAGCCGGAGGATGTGAAGAAAGACCTGCAGGATGAGATGAGCTTTTGA
- the groL gene encoding chaperonin GroEL (60 kDa chaperone family; promotes refolding of misfolded polypeptides especially under stressful conditions; forms two stacked rings of heptamers to form a barrel-shaped 14mer; ends can be capped by GroES; misfolded proteins enter the barrel where they are refolded when GroES binds), producing the protein MTTKTIKFSQSARERMLAGVNTLADAVKVTMGPKGRNVILDKGYGAPRVTKDGVSVARDIQLKDKFENMGAQMVKEVASKTAELAGDGTTTATLLAQAIVREGHKAVAAGMNPMDLKRGIDLAAVAAVEELKQLARPCSDSKAIGQVATVSANWDTAIGDILAKAMDQVGRGGVITVEEGKSLDNELDVVEGMQFDRGYLSPYFITSQDRMQAELDSPYVLLFDRKIGNIRDLLPILEAVAKAGKPLLLIAEDVEGEALATLVVNNLRGILKTAAVKAPGFGDRRKAMLQDIATLTGGEVISEDVGLSLEQVQLDQLGSAKRVVITKEHTIIVDGAGSKPDIEARVTQIRKEIEASKSDYDREKLQERVAKLSGGVAVIKVGAATEMEMKEKKDLVDDALHATRAAVEEGIVPGGGTALIRAADAVRKAGLNAVNEDQRAGIRIALRAMEEPFRQIVVNAGVDASVVLDKVRANDSVSWGYNAQTEDYGDMLAMGILDPAKVTRTALQNAASVAGMMLTTEAMVSDAQEEKKASRAHEMPDYDF; encoded by the coding sequence ATGACCACGAAAACCATCAAATTTTCGCAAAGCGCCCGCGAGCGCATGCTGGCGGGTGTGAACACTCTGGCGGACGCGGTGAAGGTCACCATGGGGCCGAAAGGTCGCAATGTGATTCTCGACAAGGGATACGGCGCGCCCCGGGTGACCAAGGATGGCGTGTCGGTGGCCAGGGACATCCAGCTCAAGGACAAGTTCGAGAACATGGGCGCCCAGATGGTCAAGGAAGTGGCCTCGAAAACCGCCGAACTGGCGGGCGACGGCACGACCACCGCGACCCTGCTGGCCCAGGCCATCGTGCGCGAAGGGCATAAGGCGGTCGCCGCCGGCATGAACCCGATGGATCTGAAACGCGGTATCGACCTGGCCGCGGTTGCGGCCGTGGAGGAACTCAAGCAGCTCGCCCGGCCCTGCAGCGACAGCAAGGCCATCGGCCAGGTGGCCACGGTCTCCGCCAACTGGGACACCGCCATCGGCGACATCCTGGCGAAGGCCATGGATCAGGTCGGCCGCGGTGGCGTGATTACGGTGGAAGAGGGCAAATCCCTGGACAACGAGCTGGACGTGGTGGAGGGCATGCAGTTCGACCGTGGCTACCTGTCCCCCTACTTCATCACCAGCCAGGACCGTATGCAGGCGGAACTGGACAGCCCCTACGTGCTGCTGTTCGACAGGAAGATCGGCAACATCCGCGACCTCTTGCCGATCCTGGAAGCCGTCGCCAAGGCGGGCAAACCGCTGCTGCTGATCGCTGAAGACGTCGAGGGCGAAGCCCTGGCCACGCTGGTGGTGAACAACCTGCGTGGCATCCTCAAGACCGCCGCGGTGAAAGCGCCGGGCTTCGGCGACCGGCGCAAGGCAATGCTGCAGGATATAGCCACGCTCACCGGCGGTGAAGTGATCTCCGAGGACGTCGGCCTGTCGCTGGAACAGGTCCAGTTGGACCAGCTCGGCTCGGCCAAGCGCGTGGTGATCACCAAGGAGCACACCATCATCGTCGACGGCGCCGGCAGCAAGCCGGACATCGAGGCCCGCGTGACCCAGATCCGCAAGGAGATCGAGGCCTCCAAATCCGACTATGACCGGGAGAAGCTGCAGGAACGCGTGGCCAAGCTGTCCGGCGGGGTGGCGGTGATCAAGGTGGGGGCTGCCACGGAAATGGAAATGAAGGAGAAAAAGGATCTTGTGGACGACGCCCTGCACGCCACCCGAGCCGCCGTGGAGGAAGGCATCGTCCCGGGCGGAGGCACCGCGCTGATCCGGGCCGCGGATGCGGTGCGCAAGGCCGGACTCAACGCCGTCAACGAAGACCAGAGGGCCGGTATCCGCATCGCCCTGCGGGCCATGGAAGAGCCGTTCCGCCAGATCGTGGTGAACGCCGGCGTGGACGCCAGCGTGGTGCTGGACAAAGTGCGCGCCAACGACAGCGTGAGTTGGGGCTACAACGCCCAGACCGAAGACTACGGCGACATGCTCGCCATGGGCATCCTCGACCCGGCCAAGGTCACCCGCACCGCGCTGCAGAACGCCGCGTCCGTGGCTGGCATGATGCTGACCACCGAAGCGATGGTCAGCGACGCCCAGGAGGAGAAAAAGGCATCCCGTGCTCATGAGATGCCGGACTACGATTTCTAG
- a CDS encoding alpha/beta fold hydrolase: MSRVNASLGALVLGAAMPAAAETTETPEYGGELEGFEYPYPVKRFQFTSQRQDLQMAYQDVAAEDPNGRTVVLLHGKNFCAATWEDSIERLTDAGYRVIAPDQIGFCKSTKPEAYQFSFHQLASNTHALLDSLDIDNVTIMGHSMGGMLASRYALMYPEQTEQLVMVNPIGLEDWKAKGVPYQPIDEGYAAEKKKDAEGIRNYQRSTYYVGHWEPGYDRWVNMLAGMYAGEDGDRVAWNQTLTSDMVFTQPVVHEFDRIQVPTLLLIGEKDNTAIGKGRASDAVRQTLGRYEVLGERAAERIPDATLVEWPDLGHSPHIQKPDLFHEALLEGLAEVDTTH; the protein is encoded by the coding sequence ATGTCACGAGTCAACGCCTCGCTGGGTGCGCTGGTGCTGGGAGCCGCCATGCCGGCGGCTGCCGAAACCACGGAAACGCCCGAATATGGCGGTGAGCTGGAAGGCTTTGAGTATCCCTATCCGGTGAAACGGTTCCAGTTCACCTCCCAGCGCCAGGATCTGCAGATGGCCTACCAGGATGTTGCGGCGGAGGACCCGAACGGCCGCACCGTGGTACTGCTGCATGGCAAGAACTTTTGCGCCGCCACCTGGGAAGACTCCATCGAGCGGCTGACGGATGCCGGCTATCGGGTGATCGCCCCCGACCAGATCGGCTTCTGCAAATCCACCAAACCCGAGGCCTACCAGTTCAGCTTCCACCAGCTGGCGTCCAACACCCACGCGCTGCTGGACAGCCTCGACATCGACAACGTCACCATCATGGGGCACTCCATGGGCGGTATGCTGGCCAGCCGTTACGCCCTGATGTATCCGGAGCAGACCGAACAGCTGGTGATGGTGAACCCCATTGGCCTGGAGGACTGGAAGGCCAAGGGCGTGCCCTACCAGCCCATCGACGAGGGCTATGCGGCGGAGAAGAAGAAAGACGCCGAGGGCATCCGCAACTATCAGCGTTCCACCTATTACGTCGGCCACTGGGAGCCGGGCTACGATCGCTGGGTCAATATGCTGGCGGGGATGTACGCCGGCGAGGACGGCGACCGCGTCGCCTGGAACCAGACCCTGACCTCCGACATGGTGTTTACCCAGCCGGTGGTGCACGAGTTCGACCGGATCCAGGTGCCGACGCTGTTGCTGATCGGCGAGAAAGACAACACCGCGATCGGTAAGGGGCGCGCGTCCGATGCGGTCCGCCAGACCCTGGGGCGCTATGAGGTACTGGGCGAGCGGGCGGCCGAACGCATTCCGGATGCGACCCTGGTGGAGTGGCCGGACCTGGGGCACTCGCCGCACATCCAGAAGCCGGACCTGTTCCACGAAGCGCTGCTGGAAGGCCTGGCCGAGGTGGATACGACGCATTAA
- a CDS encoding TFIIB-type zinc ribbon-containing protein yields MNCTSCKQGKLIPNFLEPQLRARACNHCGGDWLLVEDYVAWKENNPEFTVAEHADFEIEDTQHALLCPATGAIMHKYHIANDSDHKLDYSPRVGGIWMDKGEWTYLKLANLAGSLNRIFTDQWQQAIRTQSARETFEDIYQERFGEDDYRKARDVREWLRNNANRADLRAYILAQDPYSAVR; encoded by the coding sequence ATGAACTGCACAAGCTGCAAACAGGGCAAACTGATCCCGAACTTTCTGGAGCCCCAACTGAGAGCCCGCGCCTGCAATCACTGCGGCGGCGACTGGCTGCTGGTCGAGGATTACGTGGCCTGGAAGGAAAACAATCCGGAGTTCACGGTCGCTGAGCACGCCGACTTCGAGATTGAAGATACCCAGCACGCGCTGCTGTGCCCGGCCACCGGCGCCATCATGCACAAGTACCACATCGCCAACGACAGCGACCACAAGCTGGACTACAGCCCCAGGGTTGGTGGTATCTGGATGGACAAGGGCGAGTGGACCTACCTCAAACTGGCCAACCTGGCCGGCTCCCTGAACCGGATTTTCACCGACCAGTGGCAGCAGGCCATTCGCACGCAAAGCGCCCGGGAAACCTTTGAGGACATCTATCAGGAGCGGTTTGGCGAAGACGACTACCGCAAGGCCCGCGACGTCCGTGAGTGGCTGCGCAATAACGCTAACAGGGCCGACCTGCGTGCTTACATCCTGGCCCAGGATCCCTACTCGGCGGTGCGCTGA
- a CDS encoding WD40/YVTN/BNR-like repeat-containing protein yields the protein MKSRIWMTALLALLVAALIGGLGYRAYVDANRPQLTFQERLRAGVDGAQAYMFFDIDDAGGVVVAVGEAGQVRRSTDQGKTWQAVATPTESTLAAVTFADPQTVWAAGHQGTILRSSDAGLNWKPVTVSAELPEGFVAFDVLFTSPDTGYIAGSEGTLLTTTDGGDQWAEVPLTYRQSDGHFYRLHQLSSGDIVITTAGGSLLRRSADTGEWALESVGWSREPLYGVLELGDGSLMAYGTGGVVFQRLADSDDWEKLEVTSEADFYSGFVTGDGTVALAGNRGVIMRRMAGAKAFYADPDLPRGAILATDRLADGTLLLAGRAGLGRRTTEGYEFVGQEAGSVGQFRKRQLRAMPLTGHLLSLEAHRPSYWGRPREQASEVRWFQWQLAMRSSDEDRTSASDLLTPGIYQQVASFQEDLAQRLDIRPSRAQSVWSGSLEMRLMAGRYRRGILHVTADTARYDELGEPERLALVRRIEEGGYQGIYTSLDYTTASFVVDETDIRDRVTPENAVELAGQVNALASSDAPFEVTGAQRFRLRVVDAEPQPESADAASANDGPAIQAYSVTLDPEIRRCESGPVVSAAMALQAPVSALEGTGTTLSVADQASWIRASEEEGSWKWFAPGATPRYSSASYGHWGDDECPSVVMLVYPKPGSRDLRPALADAIDKTLASADSGLTPKDLVIKAYALERTAFPAQP from the coding sequence ATGAAATCAAGAATCTGGATGACCGCATTACTGGCCCTGCTCGTCGCCGCGCTGATCGGCGGACTGGGCTACCGGGCCTACGTTGACGCCAACCGGCCCCAATTGACGTTTCAGGAGCGCCTGCGTGCCGGCGTCGACGGGGCGCAGGCGTACATGTTCTTCGACATCGATGATGCCGGCGGCGTGGTGGTGGCCGTGGGCGAGGCCGGACAGGTCCGGCGCTCCACCGATCAGGGCAAGACCTGGCAGGCTGTGGCCACCCCGACCGAGTCGACGCTCGCCGCGGTTACCTTCGCTGACCCGCAAACGGTCTGGGCTGCGGGCCATCAGGGAACCATTCTGCGGTCCAGCGACGCCGGCCTGAACTGGAAACCGGTCACCGTATCGGCTGAGCTGCCCGAGGGCTTCGTGGCGTTCGACGTGCTGTTTACGTCGCCCGACACGGGGTACATCGCCGGGTCCGAAGGCACCCTGCTGACAACCACCGATGGAGGCGATCAGTGGGCGGAGGTCCCGTTGACGTACCGCCAGTCCGATGGCCACTTCTACAGACTGCATCAACTCAGCTCGGGCGACATTGTCATTACCACGGCAGGCGGCTCCCTGCTCCGTCGCTCGGCGGATACGGGAGAGTGGGCTCTTGAGAGCGTGGGCTGGTCCCGAGAACCCCTGTATGGGGTGCTTGAGCTGGGCGACGGCTCATTGATGGCCTACGGCACCGGGGGCGTTGTCTTCCAGCGGCTGGCCGACAGCGATGACTGGGAGAAGCTCGAAGTGACCAGCGAAGCCGATTTCTACAGCGGCTTTGTCACCGGGGATGGCACCGTCGCACTGGCGGGAAATCGCGGCGTCATCATGCGCCGGATGGCCGGTGCCAAGGCCTTTTATGCGGATCCGGACCTGCCCCGGGGGGCCATTCTGGCAACGGACCGGCTGGCTGACGGGACGCTCTTGCTGGCCGGCCGCGCCGGGCTGGGGCGCCGCACGACCGAGGGCTATGAGTTCGTTGGCCAGGAGGCCGGCAGTGTCGGCCAGTTCCGCAAGCGGCAGCTCCGGGCCATGCCGCTGACCGGTCATCTGCTGAGCCTGGAGGCGCATCGACCGAGCTACTGGGGGCGGCCCCGGGAACAGGCATCCGAGGTGCGCTGGTTTCAGTGGCAACTGGCCATGCGGTCCTCCGATGAGGACAGGACGTCGGCGTCGGATCTGCTGACGCCGGGGATCTACCAGCAGGTGGCGTCGTTCCAGGAAGACCTGGCACAACGACTGGATATCCGTCCCTCCAGGGCTCAGTCGGTCTGGTCGGGGAGCCTGGAGATGCGCCTCATGGCTGGGCGCTATCGCCGAGGCATCCTGCACGTGACGGCGGATACCGCCCGCTACGATGAACTCGGCGAGCCTGAGCGCCTGGCGCTGGTGCGTCGCATCGAGGAGGGCGGTTACCAGGGGATTTACACCAGCCTGGACTACACGACCGCGTCGTTTGTGGTGGACGAAACCGATATCCGGGATCGGGTGACACCGGAAAACGCCGTCGAGCTGGCCGGCCAGGTGAACGCCCTGGCCTCCAGCGACGCGCCCTTCGAGGTAACCGGCGCGCAGCGTTTCCGTTTGCGAGTCGTTGACGCGGAACCGCAGCCCGAGAGTGCGGACGCTGCCTCAGCAAACGACGGGCCGGCTATTCAGGCGTACAGCGTGACTCTGGATCCTGAAATACGGCGCTGTGAGAGTGGACCGGTCGTGTCCGCCGCCATGGCGTTGCAGGCGCCGGTATCGGCGCTTGAAGGCACGGGGACGACATTGTCTGTTGCCGATCAGGCGAGCTGGATCCGCGCCAGTGAGGAAGAGGGCAGCTGGAAGTGGTTCGCGCCGGGCGCCACGCCGCGTTACAGCTCGGCATCCTACGGCCACTGGGGGGACGATGAATGCCCCAGTGTGGTGATGCTGGTCTACCCGAAACCCGGCTCCAGGGACCTGCGCCCGGCGCTTGCTGATGCCATCGACAAGACGCTGGCGAGTGCGGATTCCGGCCTGACGCCGAAGGATCTGGTGATCAAGGCGTACGCCCTGGAGCGCACGGCTTTCCCCGCCCAGCCGTGA
- a CDS encoding toxin-antitoxin system YwqK family antitoxin — protein sequence MRLLLLLLTLAFALPALAGQRVWLNASEDFYDPADPNDRQVYYITLPLEKAADGEKYTVAMYHANGALAMEGFAPDPEWTNRALIGAFQTYYDDGSPGASGRYKPQQQDCGCGHRHSVQDGRFAAYYQNGQVQYDRTYVDGVLQDGDYQEFDEQGRVTREYTYRNGGYDGVVKEYEQGRLVQETHYQDGQREGLLVRYEAGEPVFRKMYRNNKANGEEVSLKDGRKRRVYQYVDGLKRGVQKEYHANGVLKEIWVAGERSLPVGEHAFYNEQGVRTRLIDTKRNERGDELAETDLQYDDQGRLTYRRVERDDYRLTEKYDEAGELVERSERDENGRQGLYLRDGYGHIRAHYVDSELHGAYREMSSNGATTEGHYVHDRKNGLWVDERADGSRVETHYRMGVKHGAYAVYDADGKRVQHANYVDGELDGNVDIVSGYGRRVVAGFRQGERHGDFRAYTDDGRLIEKGHYVNGEPDGALYSFSRDGRMEKKESYSNGTPDGEWLQTSYDGAIASRKVYRQGDLVTEMTREDRGRSSSLF from the coding sequence ATGCGATTACTGCTTCTGCTTCTGACATTGGCCTTTGCGCTGCCGGCCTTGGCCGGCCAGCGGGTCTGGCTCAATGCATCCGAAGACTTCTACGACCCGGCCGATCCCAATGACCGGCAGGTCTACTACATCACGCTGCCGCTGGAAAAAGCGGCGGACGGTGAGAAATACACCGTGGCGATGTATCACGCCAACGGCGCACTGGCCATGGAGGGCTTTGCGCCCGATCCCGAGTGGACCAACCGGGCGCTGATCGGTGCATTCCAGACCTACTACGACGATGGCTCACCGGGGGCGTCCGGTCGCTACAAGCCGCAGCAGCAGGACTGCGGCTGCGGGCATCGTCACTCCGTCCAGGACGGACGCTTCGCCGCCTACTACCAGAACGGTCAGGTCCAGTACGACAGAACCTACGTGGATGGCGTCCTGCAGGACGGTGACTACCAGGAGTTTGACGAGCAGGGCCGGGTCACCCGGGAGTACACCTACCGCAATGGCGGCTATGACGGCGTGGTCAAGGAGTATGAGCAGGGTCGGCTTGTCCAGGAAACCCATTACCAGGATGGCCAGCGTGAAGGGCTGCTGGTTCGTTACGAGGCGGGTGAGCCGGTGTTCCGCAAGATGTATCGGAACAACAAGGCCAATGGCGAAGAGGTCAGCTTGAAGGATGGCCGTAAGCGCCGGGTGTATCAGTACGTCGACGGCCTCAAGCGGGGCGTCCAGAAGGAGTATCACGCCAACGGCGTGCTCAAGGAAATCTGGGTCGCCGGTGAGCGGTCGCTGCCGGTGGGGGAGCATGCCTTCTACAACGAGCAGGGCGTGCGCACTCGCCTGATCGACACCAAACGCAATGAGCGCGGAGACGAACTGGCCGAAACGGATCTGCAGTACGACGACCAGGGCCGTCTTACCTATCGACGGGTGGAGCGGGACGATTATCGCCTGACGGAAAAGTACGACGAGGCGGGCGAGCTCGTCGAACGTTCCGAGCGGGATGAGAACGGGCGCCAGGGGCTATACCTGCGCGACGGTTACGGCCATATCCGCGCTCATTACGTCGACAGCGAGTTGCATGGAGCGTATCGGGAAATGTCCAGTAATGGCGCGACCACGGAGGGTCACTACGTCCATGACAGGAAAAATGGCCTCTGGGTGGATGAGCGGGCTGACGGCTCCCGAGTCGAGACCCACTACCGCATGGGCGTGAAGCACGGTGCTTACGCGGTCTATGACGCCGACGGCAAGCGGGTCCAGCACGCGAATTACGTCGACGGCGAGCTGGATGGGAACGTGGATATCGTCAGCGGTTACGGTCGTCGCGTGGTGGCGGGATTCAGGCAAGGCGAGCGGCATGGTGACTTCCGGGCCTACACCGACGATGGCCGCCTGATCGAGAAAGGCCATTACGTCAACGGCGAGCCGGACGGAGCCCTTTACTCCTTCAGCCGCGATGGCCGGATGGAAAAGAAAGAGTCCTACAGCAACGGGACGCCGGACGGTGAGTGGCTGCAGACCAGCTACGACGGCGCCATCGCCAGCCGCAAGGTCTACCGTCAGGGCGACCTCGTCACCGAGATGACGCGCGAAGACAGGGGCCGGTCGTCGAGCCTCTTCTGA
- a CDS encoding co-chaperone GroES, with protein sequence MQIRPLYDRVVVRRLEAETLSRGGILIPERSAEKPTQGEVLAVGEGALLDNGERQPMTVKVGDRVLFAKFAGTGITLDDDTCLVVRESDILAVIEDAQAQEHAA encoded by the coding sequence ATGCAGATCAGACCGCTCTATGACCGGGTGGTTGTTCGTCGACTGGAAGCCGAAACCCTCAGCCGAGGCGGGATACTGATCCCGGAAAGGTCGGCTGAGAAGCCCACCCAGGGCGAAGTGCTGGCCGTGGGAGAGGGCGCGTTGCTGGACAATGGCGAACGCCAGCCAATGACCGTCAAGGTGGGTGACCGCGTGCTGTTTGCGAAGTTCGCCGGAACCGGGATCACGTTGGACGACGACACCTGCCTGGTCGTTCGCGAATCCGACATTCTCGCTGTGATTGAAGACGCGCAGGCGCAGGAGCACGCGGCATGA
- a CDS encoding nucleoside deaminase — MIDDTDKAHLRRCVELATQALEAGDEPFGSVLVSGDGEVLFEDHNHVASGDHTRHPEFEIARWAAAHLAPAERARATVYTSGEHCPMCAAAHGWVGLGRIVYASSSAQLTEWLTELGVATAPVRPLPIGDIVPGVTTDGPEPALAEAVRDLHRRLHSAH; from the coding sequence ATGATCGACGACACCGACAAAGCACATCTGCGCCGTTGCGTGGAACTGGCCACCCAGGCCCTGGAAGCCGGCGACGAGCCCTTCGGCTCGGTGCTGGTCTCCGGCGATGGTGAAGTTCTGTTCGAGGACCACAACCACGTGGCCTCGGGCGATCACACGCGCCACCCGGAATTCGAGATCGCCCGCTGGGCGGCGGCGCATCTGGCGCCGGCGGAGCGGGCGCGAGCCACGGTCTACACTTCCGGCGAACACTGCCCCATGTGCGCGGCAGCCCACGGCTGGGTCGGCCTGGGCCGGATTGTCTACGCCAGTTCCTCCGCCCAGCTGACCGAGTGGCTGACCGAACTCGGCGTGGCCACCGCGCCGGTGCGCCCCCTGCCGATCGGCGACATCGTGCCGGGCGTGACGACGGATGGGCCGGAGCCGGCACTGGCCGAGGCCGTCCGCGATCTGCATCGACGCCTGCACAGCGCCCACTGA